From Streptomyces durmitorensis, a single genomic window includes:
- a CDS encoding alpha/beta hydrolase: protein MTSGPAGQAAGSSVPPITRTPSRVQRSATLRTQDGVDIDAAYDPGPDPAGELAIVLAHGFTGGLDRPHVRRAAGVFAQRAAVITFSFRGHGASGGLSTVGDREVLDLAAAVEWARSLGHARVVTVGFSMGGSVVLRHAALAGAAHGGRTEARVDAVIAVSAPARWFYRGTAPMRRLHWVVTRPLGRVVGRFGLRTRIHPHEWDPVPLSPVESVPLIAPTPLLIVHGDRDPYFPVDHPRMLAAAAEGGAELWLEEGMGHAENAADDALLGRIAEWATASWTSATADT, encoded by the coding sequence ATGACATCCGGTCCGGCAGGTCAAGCGGCGGGATCTTCTGTGCCGCCGATCACTCGCACTCCTTCCCGCGTTCAACGGAGCGCAACGCTCCGTACACAGGACGGGGTCGACATCGACGCGGCGTACGACCCCGGGCCCGACCCCGCGGGGGAGCTCGCGATCGTGCTCGCGCACGGCTTCACGGGCGGCCTCGACCGGCCGCACGTGCGCCGCGCCGCGGGGGTCTTCGCCCAGCGTGCGGCCGTGATCACGTTCTCCTTCCGGGGGCACGGGGCGTCCGGCGGGCTCTCTACGGTCGGCGACCGCGAGGTGCTCGATCTGGCGGCCGCTGTGGAGTGGGCGCGCTCCCTCGGCCATGCGCGGGTGGTGACCGTGGGCTTCTCGATGGGCGGTTCCGTGGTGCTCCGGCACGCGGCGCTCGCCGGCGCCGCGCATGGGGGGCGCACAGAAGCGCGGGTTGACGCGGTGATCGCCGTGAGCGCTCCGGCACGGTGGTTCTACCGCGGGACGGCGCCGATGCGGCGGCTGCACTGGGTCGTGACGCGTCCCCTGGGGCGCGTGGTGGGCCGTTTCGGCCTGCGCACGCGAATCCACCCGCACGAGTGGGACCCCGTCCCCCTCTCACCGGTGGAATCGGTCCCCCTGATCGCGCCCACGCCGCTCCTGATCGTGCACGGCGACCGGGACCCGTACTTCCCCGTGGACCACCCCCGGATGCTGGCCGCCGCCGCGGAGGGCGGGGCGGAGCTGTGGCTGGAGGAGGGGATGGGGCACGCGGAGAACGCGGCGGACGACGCCCTGCTCGGTCGGATCGCCGAGTGGGCCACGGCATCATGGACGTCGGCAACCGCCGATACGTGA
- a CDS encoding MoaD/ThiS family protein encodes MVNGTIRYWAAAKAAAGVAEEPYAATTLAEALDAARERHPGELVRVLQRCSFLIDGDPVGTRGHETVRLAEGGTVEVLPPFAGG; translated from the coding sequence ATGGTGAACGGCACCATTCGTTACTGGGCCGCGGCCAAAGCAGCCGCAGGCGTCGCGGAGGAGCCGTACGCCGCGACGACGCTCGCCGAGGCGCTGGACGCGGCACGCGAGCGACACCCCGGTGAGCTGGTCCGTGTACTGCAGCGATGCTCGTTCCTCATCGACGGCGACCCCGTGGGTACCCGTGGGCATGAGACGGTACGGCTGGCCGAGGGCGGCACGGTCGAGGTGCTCCCGCCGTTCGCAGGAGGGTGA
- a CDS encoding LmeA family phospholipid-binding protein codes for MSKRAVRISLTVVVILGGLFVGADRLAVGFAEDEAAEKLRTSEGLSETPDVSIKGFPFLTQVAGGTLDDVEIGIQDYDATSGSDKIRIADLNARMQGVEFSGDYSSATADKATGTARISYDELLKEAQGEPPVELPLGATGKVVGLSDGGDGKIKVEVEVSKGGTKLPKPVHVLSSVRVEDDTIKVNADEIPKKFEVMGVSIPLPEGLVRDVTDFEEKVSGLPGGIKIDEVTPAEDGVDISVKGTNVKLAG; via the coding sequence ATGAGCAAGCGCGCCGTACGAATATCTCTGACCGTCGTCGTGATCCTGGGGGGCCTCTTCGTGGGCGCCGACCGCCTCGCGGTGGGCTTCGCGGAGGACGAGGCGGCGGAGAAGCTGCGTACCAGCGAGGGGCTGAGCGAGACACCCGACGTCTCCATCAAGGGCTTTCCCTTCCTGACGCAGGTCGCGGGCGGCACGCTCGACGACGTCGAGATCGGCATCCAGGACTACGACGCCACCTCCGGCTCCGACAAGATCCGCATCGCCGACCTGAACGCCCGTATGCAGGGCGTCGAGTTCTCCGGCGACTACAGCTCCGCCACCGCCGACAAGGCCACCGGCACGGCCCGGATCTCGTACGACGAGCTGCTCAAGGAGGCGCAGGGCGAGCCGCCGGTCGAGCTGCCCCTCGGCGCCACCGGCAAGGTGGTCGGGCTCTCGGACGGCGGCGACGGCAAGATCAAGGTCGAGGTCGAGGTGAGCAAGGGCGGCACGAAGCTCCCCAAGCCGGTGCACGTGCTGAGCTCGGTCCGGGTCGAGGACGACACGATCAAGGTGAACGCCGACGAGATCCCGAAGAAGTTCGAGGTCATGGGCGTCTCGATCCCCCTGCCCGAGGGTCTGGTCCGCGATGTGACCGACTTCGAGGAGAAGGTCAGCGGTCTGCCGGGCGGCATCAAGATCGACGAGGTGACACCGGCCGAGGACGGCGTGGACATCTCCGTCAAGGGCACGAACGTGAAGCTCGCGGGCTGA
- a CDS encoding putative leader peptide has translation MQRQADLTKRRAVDLCRVAAMLCRTF, from the coding sequence ATGCAGCGACAGGCGGACCTCACGAAGCGGCGGGCAGTAGACCTGTGCCGCGTCGCCGCCATGCTCTGTCGCACCTTCTGA
- a CDS encoding sulfurtransferase — translation MSRSDVLVDADWVEAHIDDPKVAIVEVDEDTSAYDKNHIKNAIRIDWTDDLQNPVRRDFVDQEGFEKLLSGKGIANDTTVVLYGGNNNWFASYAFWYFKLYGHQDVKLLDGGRKKWELDSRDLVDGSEVPSRPATSYKAKPQDKSIRAFRDDVVAAIGAQNLVDVRSPDEFSGKLLAPAHLPQEQSQRPGHVPSARNIPWSKNANDDGTFKSDDELKALYEDEQVDLAKDTIAYCRIGERSALTWFVLHELLGQTNVKNYDGSWTEYGSLVGVPIELGANK, via the coding sequence ATGAGCCGCAGCGACGTCCTGGTAGACGCCGACTGGGTCGAGGCCCACATCGACGACCCGAAGGTCGCCATCGTGGAGGTCGACGAAGACACCTCCGCGTACGACAAGAACCACATCAAGAACGCGATCCGCATCGACTGGACCGACGACCTCCAGAACCCGGTCCGCCGCGACTTCGTCGACCAGGAGGGCTTCGAGAAGCTCCTGTCCGGCAAGGGCATCGCGAACGACACGACCGTCGTCCTCTACGGCGGCAACAACAACTGGTTCGCGTCCTACGCCTTCTGGTACTTCAAGCTCTACGGCCACCAGGACGTGAAGCTCCTCGACGGCGGCCGCAAGAAGTGGGAGCTCGACTCCCGCGACCTGGTCGACGGTTCCGAGGTTCCCAGCCGCCCGGCCACCTCGTACAAGGCCAAGCCCCAGGACAAGTCGATCCGCGCCTTCCGCGACGACGTCGTCGCCGCGATCGGCGCGCAGAACCTGGTCGACGTGCGCTCGCCCGACGAGTTCAGCGGCAAGCTGCTCGCCCCGGCGCACCTTCCGCAGGAGCAGTCGCAGCGTCCGGGCCACGTCCCGTCCGCGCGCAACATCCCGTGGTCGAAGAACGCCAACGACGACGGCACCTTCAAGTCGGACGACGAGCTCAAGGCCCTCTACGAGGACGAGCAGGTCGACCTGGCCAAGGACACCATCGCGTACTGCCGCATCGGTGAGCGCTCGGCGCTCACCTGGTTCGTCCTGCACGAGCTGCTCGGCCAGACCAACGTCAAGAACTACGACGGCTCCTGGACCGAGTACGGCTCCCTCGTCGGCGTCCCGATCGAGCTCGGCGCCAACAAGTAG
- a CDS encoding DUF1416 domain-containing protein, whose product MCGAKAGGPDASTIKPGETTIQGQVTRDGEPVSGYVRLLDSTGEFTAEVPTSATGQFRFYAAEGTWTLRALIPGGTADRTVVAQTGGLAEVAIAV is encoded by the coding sequence ATGTGTGGAGCGAAGGCCGGCGGACCCGACGCCTCGACGATCAAGCCCGGCGAGACCACCATCCAGGGCCAGGTGACCCGCGACGGCGAACCCGTCAGCGGCTACGTGCGCCTGCTCGACTCGACCGGCGAGTTCACCGCCGAGGTCCCCACCTCGGCGACCGGCCAGTTCCGCTTCTACGCGGCCGAGGGCACGTGGACGCTGCGCGCCCTGATCCCGGGCGGCACGGCCGACCGCACGGTCGTGGCGCAGACGGGCGGCCTCGCGGAGGTCGCGATCGCGGTCTGA
- a CDS encoding DUF3099 domain-containing protein, with product MYARRRHAYFAMMGTCIALFVLAWGVVRLWSIPAAVAMCVVAMVIPPVAAMVANRRGPDDRWWDDPSGDAKSDEWWDELDGKRRPPGQ from the coding sequence ATGTACGCGCGAAGGCGGCATGCCTACTTCGCCATGATGGGGACGTGCATCGCCCTCTTCGTCCTGGCGTGGGGTGTCGTCCGGCTCTGGTCGATTCCCGCCGCGGTCGCGATGTGCGTCGTGGCGATGGTGATCCCGCCGGTCGCCGCCATGGTCGCCAACCGGCGCGGTCCCGACGACCGCTGGTGGGACGACCCCTCGGGGGACGCGAAGTCCGACGAGTGGTGGGACGAGCTGGACGGGAAGCGGCGACCGCCCGGTCAGTAG
- a CDS encoding DsrE family protein, giving the protein MAKKLVIKVTAGADAPERCSQAFTVAAVAVASGVEVSLWLTGESAWFALPGRAAEFELPHAAPLPDLIDSIVAAGQITLCTQCAARREITEKDVIDGVRIAGAQVFVQEAMAEGTQALVY; this is encoded by the coding sequence ATGGCGAAGAAGCTCGTGATCAAGGTGACCGCCGGGGCCGACGCACCCGAGCGCTGCTCGCAGGCGTTCACGGTGGCGGCCGTGGCCGTGGCCAGCGGCGTGGAGGTCTCCCTCTGGCTGACCGGTGAGTCCGCGTGGTTCGCGCTGCCGGGCCGCGCGGCGGAGTTCGAACTGCCGCACGCGGCACCGCTCCCCGACCTGATCGACTCGATCGTGGCCGCCGGACAGATCACCCTCTGCACGCAGTGCGCGGCGCGCCGCGAGATCACCGAGAAGGACGTGATCGACGGGGTGCGGATCGCGGGCGCGCAGGTGTTCGTGCAGGAGGCCATGGCGGAGGGCACCCAGGCGCTGGTCTACTGA
- a CDS encoding FABP family protein yields the protein MIEIPSDLHPDLVPLVWLLGNWAGAGVTDFPGAEKANFGQEVSFSHDGRDFIEYHSHTWVLDAEGNKVKPLESESGFWRIDKDRKVETVMVRDDGVVEVWYGELADQKPQIDLVTDAVARTAASGPYTGGKRLYGYVKGDLMWVGEKQTPEVPLRPYMSAQLKKVVSPEDVAEMARGLGDLPDDGIAFFK from the coding sequence ATGATCGAGATTCCGTCCGACCTGCACCCCGACCTCGTGCCCCTCGTCTGGCTCCTCGGCAACTGGGCCGGCGCGGGCGTCACCGACTTCCCCGGCGCCGAGAAGGCGAACTTCGGCCAGGAAGTGTCCTTCTCCCATGACGGGCGGGACTTCATCGAGTACCACTCGCACACGTGGGTGCTCGACGCCGAGGGCAACAAGGTCAAGCCGCTGGAGTCCGAGTCGGGCTTCTGGCGCATCGACAAGGACCGCAAGGTCGAGACCGTGATGGTGCGCGACGACGGCGTCGTCGAGGTCTGGTACGGCGAGCTCGCCGACCAGAAGCCGCAGATCGACCTGGTCACGGACGCGGTCGCCCGTACGGCGGCCTCCGGCCCGTACACCGGCGGCAAGCGCCTGTACGGGTACGTGAAGGGCGACCTGATGTGGGTCGGCGAGAAGCAGACCCCCGAGGTGCCGCTCCGTCCGTACATGTCGGCGCAGCTGAAGAAGGTCGTCTCGCCCGAGGACGTCGCCGAGATGGCCAGGGGCCTCGGCGATCTGCCGGACGACGGCATCGCCTTCTTCAAGTAG
- a CDS encoding Fur family transcriptional regulator yields the protein MASTDSDWKSDLRQRGYRLTPQRQLVLEAVDTLEHATPDDILCEVRKTASGVNISTVYRTLELLEELGLVSHAHLGHGAPTYHLADRHHHMHLVCRDCTNVIEADVSVAAEFTAKLRDTFGFDTDLKHFAIFGRCENCSGKGADGAEE from the coding sequence GTGGCGAGCACCGATTCCGACTGGAAGAGCGACCTGCGACAGCGCGGCTACCGCCTGACGCCGCAGCGTCAGCTTGTCCTCGAAGCCGTCGACACCCTTGAGCACGCGACCCCCGACGACATCCTCTGCGAAGTGCGGAAGACGGCGTCGGGGGTCAACATTTCCACGGTGTACCGGACCCTGGAGCTCCTGGAGGAGCTCGGCCTGGTCAGCCACGCGCACCTGGGGCACGGGGCTCCGACGTACCACCTCGCGGACCGCCACCACCACATGCACCTGGTGTGCCGGGACTGCACGAACGTCATCGAGGCGGATGTCTCGGTGGCCGCGGAGTTCACCGCGAAGCTGCGGGACACGTTCGGCTTCGACACGGATCTGAAGCACTTCGCGATCTTCGGCCGCTGCGAGAACTGCTCCGGCAAGGGCGCCGACGGGGCCGAGGAATAA
- a CDS encoding YgfZ/GcvT domain-containing protein, giving the protein MKSPLLSLPGAVPAEGVDEGVAAHYGDLFREQRALADGTGLVDLSHRGVVSVSGPDRLSWLHLLLTQHVTELPVGQATEALILSAHGHIEHALYLVDDGETVWAHVEPGTQDALVAYLESMKFFNRVEVADRTDEFAVVYLPAGSIAPVPDGVVVRETAHGRDLFLPRASLESYAAENGPAIGILAYEALRVEGHRPRLGFETDHRTIPHELGWIGTAVHLQKGCYRGQETVARVQNLGKPPRRLVFLHLDGSEVHLPVAGTELRLASEGEEGRKLGFITTAVRHHELGPIALALVKRNVPLDAALLAGTTAAAQEVVVEP; this is encoded by the coding sequence ATGAAGAGCCCCCTCCTGTCCTTGCCCGGCGCCGTCCCCGCCGAGGGCGTGGACGAAGGCGTCGCCGCCCACTACGGCGACCTGTTCCGTGAGCAGCGCGCCCTCGCCGACGGCACCGGTCTCGTCGACCTCTCGCACCGCGGTGTCGTCTCCGTCTCCGGCCCCGACCGGCTGAGCTGGCTGCATCTGCTGCTCACGCAGCACGTGACCGAGCTGCCCGTCGGACAGGCCACCGAGGCCCTGATCCTCTCCGCGCACGGCCACATCGAGCACGCCCTCTATCTCGTCGACGACGGCGAGACGGTCTGGGCGCACGTCGAGCCCGGCACGCAGGACGCGCTCGTCGCGTATCTGGAGAGCATGAAGTTCTTCAACCGGGTCGAAGTCGCCGACCGCACGGACGAGTTCGCGGTCGTGTATCTGCCGGCCGGTTCGATCGCGCCGGTCCCGGACGGTGTCGTCGTACGGGAGACCGCCCACGGGCGCGACCTGTTCCTGCCGCGTGCGTCCCTGGAGTCGTACGCCGCCGAGAACGGCCCCGCGATCGGCATCCTCGCCTACGAGGCGCTGCGCGTGGAGGGGCACCGGCCGCGGCTCGGCTTCGAGACGGACCACCGCACGATCCCGCACGAGCTGGGCTGGATCGGTACGGCGGTGCATCTGCAGAAGGGCTGCTACCGCGGCCAGGAGACGGTGGCCCGCGTCCAGAACCTGGGCAAGCCGCCGCGCCGCCTGGTCTTCCTGCACCTGGACGGCAGCGAGGTCCACCTGCCGGTGGCGGGGACGGAGCTGCGCCTGGCCTCGGAGGGCGAGGAGGGCCGGAAGCTGGGCTTCATCACGACGGCCGTACGCCACCACGAGCTGGGCCCGATCGCCCTTGCCCTGGTGAAGCGGAACGTGCCGCTGGACGCGGCGCTGCTTGCGGGGACGACGGCTGCGGCGCAGGAGGTCGTGGTCGAGCCGTAG
- the dtd gene encoding D-aminoacyl-tRNA deacylase, whose protein sequence is MRAVVQRVDGASVVVEGENGPETVGEINGEGLCVLVGVTHEDTKEKAAQLARKLWSVRMLADERSCSDIDAPLLVISQFTLYGDARKGRRPTWNAAAPGDVAEPLVDEVVAQLRSLGATVATGRFGAQMRVSLTNDGPFTVLLEM, encoded by the coding sequence ATGCGTGCTGTGGTGCAGAGGGTGGACGGAGCGAGCGTCGTCGTCGAGGGCGAGAACGGCCCCGAGACGGTCGGCGAGATCAACGGCGAGGGACTGTGCGTCCTGGTGGGCGTGACCCACGAGGACACCAAGGAGAAGGCGGCCCAACTGGCCCGCAAACTCTGGTCCGTTCGCATGCTGGCCGACGAGAGGTCCTGCTCGGACATCGACGCCCCGCTGCTGGTCATCAGCCAGTTCACGCTGTACGGCGACGCGCGCAAGGGCCGCAGGCCCACCTGGAACGCGGCCGCACCCGGCGACGTAGCCGAGCCCCTCGTCGACGAGGTGGTGGCCCAACTCCGCTCGCTGGGCGCAACCGTGGCGACGGGGCGCTTTGGCGCCCAGATGCGAGTTTCACTGACGAACGACGGGCCGTTCACGGTGCTTTTGGAGATGTGA
- a CDS encoding asparaginase gives MTSTSAESAATPVISPVLAEVVRSGFVEGRHRGSLVLLAADGSVDLAMGDVTAPVFPRSANKPMQAAAVLRAGLDLAGERLALTAASHSGEIFHRDLVQKMLAEHRLTAADLQCPPDLPLDVVEAETYLAAGAVRDRVTMNCSGKHASMLAVCELNGWSTDSYLDPAHPLQRLILQVVEEAAGEKVAAVGTDGCGAPLMAISLTGLARAFRHFVLAPEDSAERRVADAMRAHPEYVAGTRRPDTWLMREIPGALSKMGAEAVQAFALPDGRALAFKVDDGGIRALGPVLARALQLAGVEADVLARVGRAPLLGGAAEVGEIRAAF, from the coding sequence ATGACCTCGACGTCCGCCGAGTCCGCAGCCACACCTGTCATATCCCCGGTCCTCGCCGAGGTCGTACGTTCCGGCTTCGTGGAGGGCCGTCACAGGGGAAGCCTGGTGCTGCTCGCGGCGGACGGCAGCGTGGATCTTGCCATGGGGGACGTGACGGCTCCCGTCTTCCCGCGGTCCGCCAACAAGCCGATGCAGGCGGCGGCCGTGCTGCGGGCGGGGCTCGACCTGGCGGGCGAGCGGCTCGCGCTGACCGCGGCGAGCCACTCCGGGGAGATCTTCCACCGGGACCTGGTCCAGAAGATGCTGGCCGAGCACAGACTGACGGCGGCGGACCTCCAGTGCCCGCCGGACCTGCCGCTGGACGTGGTCGAGGCCGAGACATATCTGGCAGCGGGTGCCGTTCGTGACCGGGTCACGATGAACTGCTCCGGCAAGCACGCGTCGATGCTGGCGGTGTGCGAGCTCAACGGCTGGTCCACGGATTCCTACCTGGACCCGGCCCACCCCCTCCAGCGGCTGATCCTCCAGGTGGTCGAGGAAGCGGCGGGGGAGAAGGTCGCGGCCGTTGGCACGGACGGCTGCGGGGCGCCCCTGATGGCGATCTCCCTGACCGGCCTCGCCCGTGCCTTCCGTCACTTCGTCCTCGCCCCCGAGGACTCGGCCGAGCGAAGGGTCGCGGACGCGATGCGGGCCCACCCCGAGTACGTCGCCGGCACGCGCCGCCCCGACACCTGGCTCATGCGGGAGATCCCCGGGGCGCTCTCCAAGATGGGTGCCGAGGCGGTCCAGGCGTTCGCGCTGCCGGACGGCCGTGCGCTCGCGTTCAAGGTGGACGACGGAGGGATCCGGGCCCTTGGCCCCGTCCTGGCCCGTGCGCTTCAGCTGGCGGGCGTGGAGGCGGACGTACTCGCCCGCGTCGGCCGCGCGCCCCTGCTGGGCGGCGCCGCGGAGGTGGGGGAGATCCGCGCGGCGTTCTAG
- a CDS encoding FadR/GntR family transcriptional regulator: MSPDPAPVNGLKRPHRSHREVADVLRDRIRSGSLRPGQRMPTQAELADEFGVERGAIREALRTLQGENLLANVSKGSPATVAVNSKHALSGPGGVKPQPTMVGLAPRIAAAFEADHVEIDALCLTSISLTMAIGEPLRQIHAGQRKPAKVSVRVLLPSRSIDLAFPAPVDSGDDEGGQVHRRWLDQRNAQGQVLRHNLQALRSSHGIDVDVSFRALPFTPPVKLYLLNGSEALFAYYTLTRQSEQIDHEPLEMYDAQGAQSMLFPFHQGDGLRDTTFVEQSHLWFNALWVTISQDLELARG; encoded by the coding sequence GTGAGCCCGGATCCTGCACCAGTCAATGGGTTGAAGAGGCCGCACAGGTCTCACCGCGAGGTGGCCGACGTGTTGCGCGACCGGATCAGGTCCGGATCGCTGCGACCGGGCCAACGCATGCCGACCCAGGCCGAGTTGGCCGACGAGTTCGGTGTCGAGCGCGGCGCGATCCGCGAGGCGCTGCGCACGCTGCAGGGCGAGAACCTGCTGGCGAACGTGTCCAAGGGGAGCCCGGCCACGGTCGCCGTGAATTCGAAGCACGCGCTGTCAGGGCCCGGCGGCGTCAAGCCGCAGCCCACCATGGTCGGTCTCGCCCCGCGCATCGCGGCGGCGTTCGAGGCCGACCACGTGGAGATCGACGCGCTCTGCCTGACGTCCATCTCGCTCACGATGGCGATCGGGGAACCGCTCCGTCAGATTCACGCCGGGCAGCGGAAACCGGCCAAGGTCTCCGTCCGCGTCCTGCTGCCGAGCCGCAGCATCGACCTCGCCTTCCCCGCGCCGGTGGACAGCGGGGACGACGAGGGCGGGCAGGTGCACAGGCGCTGGCTCGACCAGCGCAACGCACAGGGGCAGGTACTCCGCCACAACCTCCAGGCGCTGCGGTCGTCGCACGGCATCGACGTGGACGTCTCGTTCCGCGCGCTGCCGTTCACCCCGCCGGTGAAGCTGTACCTCCTGAACGGCTCGGAGGCGCTCTTCGCGTACTACACCCTCACCAGGCAGAGCGAGCAGATCGACCACGAGCCGCTGGAGATGTACGACGCCCAGGGCGCGCAGTCGATGCTCTTCCCCTTCCACCAGGGCGACGGGCTGCGGGACACGACGTTCGTGGAGCAGTCGCATCTGTGGTTCAACGCGCTGTGGGTCACGATCAGCCAGGACCTGGAACTGGCGCGCGGCTAG
- a CDS encoding GntR family transcriptional regulator yields MVVTQENVAVNGSRKLTPQDIADTLRDRIRSGDLKPGDRLPTQAVLAEEFGVERGTVRQALKTLQGDGLLANVSKGSPPRIAAEPLGAASPSAGVEPQASMVGLAPRLAAAFSEPQVRIDVVSYTAETLMIALGEPVRHIHEGLIRPESISVRIMLPSSDIDLAFPRPISGRDEGGKVHGRWLALRNTQGQVLRHNLRALRSSHGIDVDVSFRALPFTPPVKLYLLNQREALLAYYTVERSTLDVDSAEVEAFDVSGLRSPLFSFEKDAAPRDAAFVEESQKWFDALWATIATELTLS; encoded by the coding sequence CTGGTCGTGACCCAGGAGAACGTTGCAGTGAACGGCAGCAGAAAACTCACCCCCCAGGACATCGCCGACACCCTCCGCGACCGCATCCGCTCCGGCGACCTCAAACCGGGCGACCGCCTCCCCACGCAGGCGGTGCTCGCGGAGGAGTTCGGCGTGGAACGGGGGACGGTGCGCCAGGCACTGAAGACGCTGCAGGGCGACGGCCTCCTTGCCAACGTGAGCAAGGGCAGCCCGCCGCGGATCGCGGCGGAGCCACTGGGGGCGGCGTCGCCGTCGGCGGGCGTGGAACCGCAGGCGTCGATGGTCGGCCTCGCGCCGAGGCTCGCGGCGGCGTTCTCGGAGCCCCAGGTGCGGATAGACGTCGTCTCGTACACGGCGGAGACGCTGATGATCGCGCTGGGGGAGCCGGTGCGGCACATCCACGAGGGACTCATCCGCCCCGAGTCGATCAGCGTACGGATCATGCTCCCCAGCAGCGACATCGACCTGGCCTTCCCCCGCCCGATCAGTGGCAGGGACGAGGGCGGCAAGGTCCATGGGCGGTGGCTGGCGCTGCGCAACACCCAGGGCCAGGTCCTGCGCCACAACCTGCGCGCGCTGCGGTCCTCGCACGGCATCGACGTGGACGTCTCCTTCCGCGCGCTGCCGTTCACACCGCCGGTGAAGCTGTACCTCCTGAACCAGCGGGAGGCGCTCCTCGCCTACTACACGGTCGAGCGCAGCACGCTGGACGTGGACAGCGCGGAGGTGGAGGCGTTCGACGTCTCGGGGCTGAGATCGCCGCTCTTCTCCTTCGAGAAGGACGCGGCACCGCGGGACGCCGCGTTCGTGGAAGAGTCCCAGAAATGGTTCGACGCGCTCTGGGCAACCATTGCGACGGAGCTGACACTCTCTTAG
- a CDS encoding HAD family hydrolase, whose translation MAEETEKLRELIKRARFVLFDFDGPICRLFAGHSAERIASDQVRWLEERGLRGLLTEEERAEPDPHAVLRAVDRRHPGSDLVAELEERLTQQELTAVASAWPTQYADPLIMTWHAMGPRLAVTTNNSPRAVNRYLEGRGLDHCFDPHIYGRTQDLHLLKPHPHCINRALSAMGAAPSAALMIGDAPTDYEAALAAGVDFLGYARNERKAKLLKKAGAACVVSSLEPVLKVLRGQA comes from the coding sequence ATGGCAGAAGAGACCGAAAAACTGCGGGAACTGATCAAACGCGCCCGCTTCGTACTCTTCGACTTCGACGGACCCATCTGCCGGCTGTTCGCCGGGCACTCGGCCGAGCGGATCGCGAGCGATCAGGTCCGCTGGCTCGAGGAGCGGGGGCTGCGGGGGCTGCTGACCGAGGAGGAGCGTGCGGAGCCGGACCCGCACGCGGTCCTGCGCGCGGTCGACCGCAGACACCCCGGCAGCGATCTGGTGGCCGAGCTCGAGGAACGGCTCACCCAGCAGGAGCTGACGGCGGTGGCATCGGCGTGGCCCACGCAGTACGCGGATCCGCTCATCATGACGTGGCACGCGATGGGGCCGCGCCTGGCTGTCACCACGAACAACTCGCCGCGGGCGGTGAATCGTTACCTCGAAGGCAGGGGCCTCGACCACTGCTTCGACCCGCACATCTACGGCCGCACCCAGGACCTCCACCTCCTCAAGCCGCATCCGCACTGCATCAACCGCGCCCTGAGTGCGATGGGCGCGGCCCCGTCGGCGGCGTTGATGATCGGCGACGCCCCCACGGACTACGAAGCGGCGTTGGCGGCAGGAGTGGACTTCTTGGGCTACGCGCGTAACGAGCGCAAGGCGAAGCTACTGAAGAAGGCGGGGGCGGCTTGTGTGGTGAGTTCGCTGGAGCCGGTCCTGAAGGTGTTGCGGGGTCAGGCCTGA